In the genome of Acidimicrobiales bacterium, one region contains:
- the prfB gene encoding peptide chain release factor 2 yields the protein MVIPDATAPTGGAGERPDLATLLAELEQRLAAARGYLRYDERRAELSELEAEIAVPDLWSDAEHARTVTTRYGRVKSDVDELDQLSERLEEVRGLYELASEEGAESLATIAPELLDTLERTAPALSDLELVSLFSGEHDELDAVCEIHGGAGGTDAQDWAEMMLRMYLRWAERRGFATEVDEVTEGQEAGILSATFIIRGRRAYGLLTSERGVHRLVRMSPFDSQHRRQTSFASFEVTPFFEDLSDVVDIDEKDLRVDTYRSSGAGGQHVNVTDSAVRITHLPTGIVVSCQNERSQHQNRAKAMQILAAKLAQVQRDERRAELSALTGPQIKVEWGSQIRSYVMAPYQLVKDLRTDEETGNVEAVLDGDLDRFIAAYLRWRRANDGSA from the coding sequence ATGGTGATCCCCGACGCCACCGCCCCCACCGGGGGCGCTGGCGAACGTCCCGACCTGGCGACGCTCCTCGCCGAGCTCGAGCAGCGCCTCGCCGCGGCGCGCGGCTACCTGCGCTACGACGAGCGGCGCGCCGAGCTCTCCGAGCTCGAGGCCGAGATCGCCGTGCCCGACCTGTGGTCCGACGCGGAGCACGCCCGCACCGTGACCACCCGCTACGGGCGGGTGAAGAGCGACGTCGACGAGCTGGACCAGCTGAGCGAGCGCCTCGAGGAGGTGCGCGGCCTCTACGAGCTCGCGAGCGAGGAGGGCGCCGAGTCGCTCGCCACGATCGCCCCCGAGCTGCTCGACACCCTGGAGCGCACCGCGCCCGCCCTCTCGGACCTCGAGCTCGTGAGCCTGTTCTCCGGCGAGCACGACGAGCTCGACGCGGTCTGCGAGATCCACGGCGGCGCCGGCGGCACCGACGCCCAGGACTGGGCGGAGATGATGCTCCGCATGTACCTCCGCTGGGCGGAGCGGCGGGGCTTTGCCACCGAGGTCGACGAGGTCACCGAGGGCCAGGAGGCCGGCATCCTCTCGGCGACCTTCATCATCCGCGGGCGGCGCGCCTACGGCCTGCTCACCTCCGAGCGCGGCGTCCACCGGCTGGTGCGGATGTCGCCCTTCGACTCCCAGCACCGCCGGCAGACGAGCTTCGCCTCCTTCGAGGTCACCCCCTTCTTCGAGGACCTGAGCGACGTGGTCGACATCGACGAGAAGGACCTGCGCGTCGACACCTACCGCTCGTCGGGCGCGGGGGGCCAGCACGTGAACGTCACCGACTCGGCGGTGCGCATCACCCACCTCCCGACCGGCATCGTGGTCTCCTGCCAGAACGAGCGCAGCCAGCACCAGAACCGCGCCAAGGCGATGCAGATCCTCGCCGCCAAGCTCGCCCAGGTGCAGCGCGACGAGCGCCGCGCCGAGCTCTCGGCGCTCACCGGCCCGCAGATCAAGGTCGAGTGGGGGAGCCAGATCCGCTCCTACGTGATGGCCCCCTATCAGCTGGTGAAGGACCTCCGCACCGACGAGGAGACCGGCAACGTCGAGGCCGTCCTCGACGGCGACCTCGACCGCTTCATCGCCGCCTACCTTCGCTGGCGGCGGGCGAACGACGGAAGTGCATAG
- the secA gene encoding preprotein translocase subunit SecA produces the protein MSVFAKVLRAGESKKVRSLEEVVPLINALEAEVSGLSDAELAHMTEEFRERLAAGEELNDLLVEAFAVVREAARRTIGQRHYDVQLMGGMALHFGWIAEMKTGEGKTLVSTLPVYLNALAGKGVHVVTVNDYLAKRDAAWMGQVFTFLGLTVGLVTSEESDFEHKRAAYAADITYGTNTEFGFDYLRDNMAVAREQMVQRGHYYGIVDEVDSILIDEARTPLIISGPSDESTRLYYQFASIARTLKRDEDYEIDEEKRTAVPTEEGIAKVERQLGVDNLYDAVAVNYVHQLTKSLEAKELHHRDKEYVVLDGEVKIVDEFTGRIMEGRRWSDGLHQAIEAKERVRIQEENHTWATVTLQNYFRMYDKLAGMTGTAETEASEFASTYALQVVPIPTNRPLVRRDLPDLVFKSEEGKFNAVIEDLAARYETGQPVLVGTASVEKSELLSRLLDKQGVPHQVLNAKQHEREATIVAQAGRLHAITVATNMAGRGVDILLGGNPEGLAHDVLRAEGLDPDDPANAERYASLLERFKAETAAEAEEVRALGGLYVLGSERHESRRIDNQLRGRSGRQGDPGESRFFLSLEDELMRLFASGAMSWVMDRALPDDVPIEAKMVTKAIERAQNTVEQKNAEQRKDVLKYDEVMNEQRKVIYERRMQIIDGDDLRDYTLSQLEIVLDRVVADCCPGNFSEEWDLERLAAELSLYYPSEFTPADLRLATSVEQLTESVIADAVEYYERREQSLGESPEGDPVIRLLERQIMLQIIDQRWRLHLSEMDYLRDGIHLRGIAQTDPFVAWQREGFEMFGNLMDAIDDDYLRYVNHVQVVPANEEAPDYSRATFAAAEDPTLGLAAAAAAEDPLGASPALPAAPPAAPPRQAVAANRPPAAAAPPAGGLTALAGTRATPQKVGRNDPCWCGSGRKFKVCHGAS, from the coding sequence TCGGCTGGATCGCGGAGATGAAGACCGGTGAGGGAAAGACCCTCGTCTCCACCCTCCCCGTGTACCTGAACGCCCTCGCCGGCAAGGGCGTGCACGTCGTCACGGTGAACGACTACCTCGCGAAGCGCGACGCGGCGTGGATGGGGCAGGTCTTCACCTTCCTCGGCCTCACCGTCGGCCTCGTCACCTCCGAGGAGAGCGACTTCGAGCACAAGCGCGCCGCCTACGCGGCGGACATCACCTACGGCACGAACACCGAGTTCGGCTTCGACTACCTGCGCGACAACATGGCGGTCGCCCGCGAGCAGATGGTGCAGCGCGGCCACTACTACGGCATCGTCGACGAGGTCGACTCGATCCTCATCGACGAGGCGCGCACGCCGCTCATCATCTCCGGCCCCTCCGACGAGTCGACGCGCCTCTACTACCAGTTCGCCTCGATCGCTCGCACCCTGAAGCGCGACGAGGACTACGAGATCGACGAGGAGAAGCGCACCGCGGTCCCGACCGAGGAGGGGATCGCGAAGGTCGAGCGCCAGCTCGGCGTCGACAACCTCTACGACGCGGTGGCGGTGAACTACGTCCACCAGCTGACGAAGTCGCTCGAGGCCAAGGAGCTGCACCACCGCGACAAGGAGTACGTCGTCCTCGACGGCGAGGTGAAGATCGTCGACGAGTTCACCGGCCGGATCATGGAGGGGCGCCGCTGGTCCGATGGCCTGCACCAGGCGATCGAGGCCAAGGAGCGGGTGCGGATCCAAGAGGAGAACCACACCTGGGCGACGGTCACCCTGCAGAACTACTTCCGCATGTACGACAAGCTCGCCGGCATGACCGGGACGGCGGAGACCGAGGCCTCCGAGTTCGCCTCCACCTATGCGCTGCAGGTCGTGCCGATCCCGACGAACCGCCCCCTCGTCCGCCGCGACCTCCCCGACCTCGTCTTCAAGAGCGAGGAGGGAAAGTTCAACGCGGTGATCGAGGACCTCGCGGCGCGCTACGAGACCGGCCAGCCGGTGCTCGTCGGCACCGCTTCGGTCGAGAAGTCCGAGCTGCTCTCCCGCCTGCTCGACAAGCAGGGCGTCCCCCACCAGGTGCTGAACGCGAAGCAGCACGAACGGGAGGCGACGATCGTCGCTCAGGCGGGCCGCCTGCACGCGATCACCGTCGCCACCAATATGGCCGGGCGCGGCGTCGACATCCTCCTCGGCGGCAACCCCGAGGGCCTCGCGCACGACGTGCTGCGCGCCGAGGGCCTCGACCCCGACGACCCCGCGAACGCCGAGCGCTACGCGAGCCTGCTCGAGCGCTTCAAGGCCGAGACGGCGGCCGAGGCCGAGGAGGTGCGGGCGCTCGGGGGCCTCTACGTGCTCGGCAGCGAGCGCCACGAGAGCCGCCGCATCGACAACCAGCTGCGCGGCCGCTCGGGACGGCAGGGCGACCCCGGCGAGAGCCGCTTCTTCCTCTCCCTGGAGGACGAGCTGATGCGCCTCTTCGCGAGCGGGGCGATGAGCTGGGTGATGGACCGCGCGCTGCCCGACGACGTGCCGATCGAGGCGAAGATGGTCACCAAGGCGATCGAGCGGGCGCAGAACACCGTCGAGCAGAAGAACGCCGAGCAGCGCAAGGACGTCCTCAAGTACGACGAGGTGATGAACGAGCAGCGCAAGGTGATCTACGAGCGCCGGATGCAGATCATCGACGGCGACGACCTGCGCGACTACACCCTCAGCCAGCTCGAGATCGTCCTCGACCGGGTCGTCGCCGACTGCTGCCCGGGGAACTTCTCCGAGGAGTGGGACCTCGAGCGCCTCGCCGCCGAGCTCTCGCTGTACTACCCGAGCGAGTTCACCCCCGCCGACCTGCGCCTCGCCACCTCGGTCGAGCAGCTCACCGAGTCGGTGATCGCCGACGCCGTCGAGTACTACGAGCGCCGCGAGCAGAGCCTCGGGGAGAGCCCCGAGGGGGACCCGGTGATCCGCCTCCTCGAGCGGCAGATCATGCTGCAGATCATCGACCAGCGCTGGCGCCTGCACCTCTCGGAGATGGACTACCTGCGCGACGGGATCCACCTGCGGGGCATCGCCCAGACCGACCCCTTCGTCGCCTGGCAGCGCGAGGGCTTCGAGATGTTCGGCAACCTGATGGACGCGATCGACGACGACTACCTGCGCTACGTGAACCACGTGCAGGTCGTCCCCGCGAACGAGGAGGCGCCGGACTACAGCCGCGCCACCTTCGCCGCCGCCGAGGACCCGACGCTCGGCCTCGCCGCCGCGGCGGCCGCCGAGGACCCGCTCGGTGCCTCCCCGGCGCTCCCGGCGGCCCCGCCCGCCGCGCCGCCTCGCCAGGCCGTCGCCGCGAACCGCCCGCCCGCCGCCGCCGCACCGCCCGCGGGCGGCCTGACGGCGCTCGCCGGCACCCGCGCCACGCCGCAGAAGGTCGGTCGCAACGACCCCTGCTGGTGCGGCAGCGGCCGCAAGTTTAAGGTCTGCCACGGCGCGAGCTGA